The following proteins are encoded in a genomic region of Paenibacillus sp. FSL R7-0273:
- the pdxR gene encoding MocR-like pyridoxine biosynthesis transcription factor PdxR, with product MHIDLKRGSSKTLPQQISETLAQRITSGLLQPGARLPSVRGLAASLRVSQVTVSKAYDDLESHGHIICSQGQGCFVARRPHIQQDAGTGWQDGYDDFLPRAQLWRNFDFSGVRYPFHLAAIHAELLPLDFIGAAMSRLVTGKPELMASYGNFQGDAELREVMRRHLHSRGVEVHSSDIMITSGSQQGIDLVARTFVGPGDTVYLEAPSYTGAIDVFAGRGAEMIFVPMDSEGMRVDVLTRLCDKRPPKLIYTNPTFQNPSGVTMGITRRQRLLELARSYRCLIVEDDPFSDLYFRKPPPLPIKSMDGDGHVVYMKSFSKVIAPGCRIACVAAGGNILSRLIAAKSASDLGSPLLNQRAVLPFIAGRYDTYAGQLRTALRGRMESAVRVLKRYAPPGVTWNVPEGGLNLWLQLPSADGIGKLREQAELAGVSFLPGDVCYSGEVSSRHIRLCYSQMPEGDMEQGLRLFLQLLTEHLGAERHK from the coding sequence CCGGGGGCACGGCTCCCCTCAGTACGCGGCCTGGCAGCCTCCCTCAGGGTCAGCCAGGTTACGGTTAGCAAAGCCTATGACGATCTTGAAAGCCATGGCCATATTATATGCAGTCAGGGACAAGGCTGCTTTGTAGCGCGGAGGCCGCATATCCAGCAGGATGCCGGTACAGGCTGGCAGGACGGCTATGATGATTTTTTACCGCGGGCCCAGCTATGGCGTAATTTTGACTTCTCGGGGGTACGCTATCCGTTTCACCTCGCGGCCATTCACGCGGAGCTGCTTCCGCTGGATTTTATCGGGGCGGCGATGTCCAGGCTCGTGACAGGTAAGCCTGAGTTAATGGCTTCGTACGGTAACTTTCAAGGGGATGCCGAGCTGCGTGAGGTCATGCGCCGGCATCTGCACAGCCGTGGGGTGGAGGTGCACTCCTCCGATATCATGATCACCAGCGGCTCCCAGCAGGGAATTGATCTGGTGGCCCGGACCTTCGTCGGCCCGGGGGATACGGTATATCTGGAGGCTCCCAGCTACACAGGGGCAATCGATGTGTTTGCCGGGCGCGGTGCAGAGATGATATTTGTGCCGATGGACAGCGAAGGGATGAGAGTGGATGTGCTGACAAGACTCTGTGACAAGCGTCCGCCGAAGCTGATTTATACGAACCCGACCTTCCAGAACCCGAGCGGTGTAACTATGGGCATAACAAGAAGACAGCGGCTGCTGGAGCTGGCCAGAAGCTACCGCTGTCTCATTGTTGAGGATGATCCGTTCAGTGATCTCTATTTCCGTAAGCCGCCTCCGCTGCCAATCAAATCAATGGACGGGGATGGGCATGTAGTCTATATGAAAAGCTTCAGCAAAGTTATAGCGCCAGGCTGCCGGATCGCCTGTGTAGCCGCCGGCGGGAATATCCTCTCCAGGCTGATCGCCGCCAAATCGGCGAGCGACCTGGGCAGTCCGCTGCTGAACCAGCGGGCAGTCCTGCCTTTTATTGCCGGCAGGTATGATACATATGCAGGTCAGCTGCGGACTGCGCTGCGCGGACGGATGGAGTCTGCGGTCAGGGTGCTGAAGCGCTATGCCCCGCCGGGGGTCACCTGGAATGTGCCTGAAGGCGGCCTGAACCTGTGGCTGCAGCTGCCTTCAGCTGATGGAATCGGCAAGCTGCGTGAACAGGCGGAGCTGGCGGGTGTTTCTTTTCTGCCGGGTGATGTCTGTTACTCTGGCGAGGTCTCCTCCCGGCATATCCGGCTCTGCTATTCGCAGATGCCTGAAGGGGATATGGAGCAGGGGCTGAGGCTGTTTCTGCAGCTGCTGACAGAGCATCTGGGCGCTGAACGGCATAAATAA